A region of Candidatus Thermoplasmatota archaeon DNA encodes the following proteins:
- a CDS encoding FAD-dependent oxidoreductase, with protein MVDKVGAVLVVGGGIAGMQASLDLADSGYKVYLLDKSPNIGGAMSQLDKTFPTNDCAMCIMAPKLVETGRHHNIELLTGASLEAVQGSPGNFLVTIKKTARKVDETKCTGCGLCTNFCPVEVPDEYNVGLVTRKAIYVKYPQAVPAVVSIDLEHCIGCGICEGQCEAEAIIYDQEEHMMDIEVGSIVVAPGFDLFDLARKPQYGYGVYPNVLSSLELERMLSATGPHAGMVLRPSDGEVPRNIAFIQCVGSRDKQTGNTYCSSVCCMFSIKEAIIAKEHTPGLEAHIFFMDMRAYGKEFDAYYSRAEEEHGIRFTRGNRISSVEEDPVTHNLFMTYVDGADLKTEEFDIVVLSVGTEAPVDTDKLKQVLGIDLNAHSFCETNIFDPLSTSEPGIYVCGAFSSPKDIPDSVAQASGAAAMASSHISTERNKLVEIREFPPEKDISDEDSRIGAFICHCGINIGGVVDVPAVVEYAKTLPNVVYAEDNIYTCSQDTQSKIVETIKEHNLNRVIVASCTPRTHAPLFMNTIRDGGLNPYLFEMANIREHCSWVHSKEPEKATQKAKDLVRMAVAKAALLEPIPPIKISIAKSALIIGGGIAGMTAALGIADQGFDAYLVEKKDELGGMTRRIHFALSGEDVQARMNKLIDKVKSNERVHVYTGAKIKDIEGFIGSFMTTLEHEGEEKQIRHGVVLVATGGIELKPDEYLYGEDPRVVTQLEYEDVLANGGLKEGTKSVAMIQCVGSRKEERPYCSRICCTETIKNALKTKEMMPDANVYVFHRDMRTYGFRENYYREAAEKG; from the coding sequence ATGGTAGACAAAGTTGGTGCAGTATTGGTCGTCGGAGGCGGGATCGCAGGTATGCAGGCTTCCCTTGACCTTGCGGATAGCGGCTACAAGGTGTATCTGCTCGACAAGTCACCGAACATCGGAGGAGCGATGTCCCAGCTGGATAAGACGTTCCCCACGAATGATTGTGCCATGTGCATCATGGCGCCCAAGCTTGTCGAGACCGGACGACACCACAACATAGAGCTGCTGACTGGTGCAAGTCTGGAAGCTGTCCAAGGTTCGCCCGGGAACTTCCTCGTGACCATAAAGAAGACGGCAAGGAAGGTGGACGAGACCAAGTGCACAGGTTGCGGCCTGTGTACGAATTTCTGCCCGGTGGAGGTCCCAGATGAGTACAACGTGGGCCTGGTGACTCGCAAGGCCATCTATGTCAAGTATCCGCAGGCAGTTCCGGCCGTTGTATCGATCGACCTGGAGCACTGCATAGGCTGCGGGATCTGCGAGGGACAGTGCGAAGCTGAGGCAATCATCTACGACCAGGAGGAGCACATGATGGACATCGAGGTGGGCTCCATCGTTGTGGCTCCTGGATTCGACCTGTTCGACCTCGCCAGGAAACCTCAGTACGGCTATGGCGTGTACCCGAACGTCCTCTCCTCCCTGGAGCTCGAGAGAATGCTGAGCGCTACTGGTCCTCACGCGGGAATGGTTCTGAGGCCATCTGATGGAGAGGTCCCGAGGAACATTGCCTTCATACAGTGTGTCGGTTCTAGGGACAAGCAGACTGGCAACACCTATTGCTCCTCGGTCTGCTGCATGTTCAGCATAAAGGAGGCCATAATAGCCAAGGAGCACACTCCCGGGCTGGAGGCGCACATCTTCTTCATGGACATGCGGGCCTACGGGAAGGAGTTCGATGCGTACTACTCTCGAGCCGAGGAAGAGCATGGAATCAGGTTCACGAGAGGCAACAGGATATCCTCGGTTGAGGAAGACCCGGTGACTCACAATCTTTTTATGACATACGTGGACGGAGCAGACCTCAAGACCGAGGAATTCGATATTGTCGTTCTCTCTGTCGGTACGGAAGCGCCCGTGGACACCGACAAACTGAAGCAGGTCCTCGGGATAGATCTAAACGCCCACAGCTTTTGCGAGACGAACATCTTCGACCCCTTGTCCACATCAGAGCCGGGCATATACGTCTGCGGGGCGTTCAGCTCCCCGAAGGACATCCCGGACAGCGTCGCTCAGGCGAGCGGTGCCGCGGCCATGGCATCCAGCCACATCTCGACGGAGAGGAACAAGCTCGTTGAGATAAGGGAGTTCCCGCCAGAGAAGGACATCAGCGATGAGGATTCCAGGATCGGTGCGTTCATCTGCCATTGTGGAATCAACATCGGGGGCGTTGTTGACGTGCCCGCAGTTGTCGAGTATGCGAAGACCCTTCCGAATGTCGTTTACGCAGAAGACAATATATACACGTGCTCTCAGGACACTCAGAGCAAGATAGTGGAGACGATAAAGGAGCACAACCTCAATAGAGTAATCGTCGCTTCCTGCACTCCGAGAACGCACGCTCCTCTCTTCATGAACACGATCAGAGATGGCGGGCTGAATCCGTACCTCTTCGAGATGGCGAACATCCGCGAGCACTGCTCCTGGGTGCATTCGAAGGAGCCGGAAAAGGCAACACAGAAGGCGAAGGACCTCGTGAGGATGGCCGTCGCCAAGGCGGCGCTCCTCGAGCCCATCCCTCCGATCAAGATATCCATCGCGAAGTCGGCTCTCATCATCGGTGGTGGCATCGCGGGGATGACTGCCGCCCTGGGAATCGCAGACCAAGGGTTCGACGCATATCTCGTGGAGAAGAAGGACGAGCTGGGAGGGATGACCCGAAGGATACACTTCGCTCTCTCGGGAGAGGATGTGCAGGCCAGGATGAATAAGCTGATTGACAAGGTGAAGAGCAACGAACGGGTTCACGTCTACACGGGAGCCAAGATCAAAGACATCGAAGGGTTCATAGGTAGCTTCATGACAACGCTGGAGCACGAGGGTGAAGAGAAGCAGATCAGGCACGGTGTAGTTCTCGTCGCGACCGGAGGAATCGAGTTGAAGCCCGATGAGTACCTCTACGGAGAGGACCCGCGGGTTGTCACGCAGCTCGAATATGAGGACGTGCTCGCGAACGGGGGCTTGAAGGAGGGCACGAAGAGCGTAGCCATGATACAATGTGTCGGCTCACGCAAAGAGGAAAGGCCCTACTGCAGCCGCATATGCTGCACGGAGACCATCAAGAACGCGCTGAAGACAAAGGAGATGATGCCCGATGCCAATGTCTACGTCTTCCACAGAGACATGAGGACGTACGGATTTAGGGAGAACTACTACCGAGAGGCTGCCGAGAAAGGAG
- a CDS encoding 4Fe-4S dicluster domain-containing protein, producing AKDPFLDEEIVVSPDVVMLAVATLPNADNEDLSTFLKIPLTKDKFFLEAHMKLRPVDFATEGVFLCGLAHSPKFVEECLAQANAAVSRATTILAQEELELEATKSCVIDAKCDGCAYCVDPCPYDAITLIEYMSDGTVKKTVDVDETACKGCGVCQATCPKAGIFVRGFTLDQINAMIEAALEVA from the coding sequence GCGAAGGACCCCTTCTTGGACGAGGAGATAGTCGTCAGCCCCGACGTGGTCATGCTGGCGGTCGCGACACTGCCCAACGCAGACAATGAGGATTTGTCCACATTCCTGAAGATACCGCTCACCAAGGACAAGTTCTTCCTTGAAGCACATATGAAGCTCAGACCCGTGGACTTCGCCACAGAGGGCGTGTTCCTGTGCGGCCTGGCCCATTCACCGAAGTTCGTCGAGGAGTGCCTTGCCCAGGCGAACGCGGCGGTCTCAAGGGCCACGACGATCCTTGCGCAGGAGGAATTGGAGCTCGAGGCGACGAAGTCATGCGTCATCGATGCGAAATGCGACGGGTGCGCCTACTGTGTGGACCCGTGCCCTTACGACGCGATAACCCTCATCGAGTACATGAGCGACGGAACGGTGAAGAAGACCGTGGATGTCGATGAAACGGCCTGCAAGGGCTGCGGCGTGTGCCAGGCCACTTGTCCGAAGGCAGGGATCTTCGTTCGCGGATTCACTCTCGATCAGATCAATGCGATGATCGAAGCTGCGTTGGAGGTGGCCTGA